Genomic DNA from Streptococcus uberis:
CTATATTGCCCAAGCAGCTATACAAGCAACTATGCTCTATCGACCTCAAGTGATTGTTGTTGGTGGTGGTGTTATGGCTCAAGAGCACATGGTTGAAAGGGTTCATCGCCAATTTGAGAGTTTACTTAATGGGTACCTTCCAGTGCCAGATTTAAAATCGTATATTGTCACCCCAGCTATTGAAAATAATGGATCTGCAACAATTGGCAATATCGCATTGGCAAAATCTCTCGTAAAAAACACATGATTCACACCAAGCGTTCGCTATCTGTCACCATTCAGTAAGATAAAAAACCAGTAGGGTCTAGAAGGGCTTTACTGGTTTTTCTTTTGCTTTCCTTAGTTTTTCTGATTTTTTAGGTATATAATAATGGTAGGGGTTTCACTGAAAGGTGGATCAAAATTCAGAGATAGGTAAAGGAGTTTTGTATGGCTATTTTTAGAGATGATTTTCTTTGGGGTGGTGCCATTGCTGCCAATCAAGTAGAGGGTGCTTGGAATTTGGATGGTAAAGGCATGTCTGTTGCTGATGTGGCTAGCTTCAAGCCGCATTTGGATGTGAAGGATTATGCTGGACACAATAAAGTGACCTCGCAAATGATTGAGGAAGCTATGGCGGCGGGAGATTCAAAGGATTACCCCAAACGTCGAGGCATCGATTTCTATCACCATTATGAAGAAGATATTGCCTTGTTTGCTGAAATGGGCTTTAAAGCTTTGCGTCTGTCTATTGCCTGGACACGTCTTTACCCAACTGGGGAAGAAAGTGAACCTAATCCAGAAGGTATTGCTTTTTACAAGAGGGTTTTTGAGTGCCTTAAAGCACATCATATCCAACCCATTGTAACCCTATCTCACTATGAGATGCCCTTGCATTTGAGTGTCACTTACAATGGCTGGGTGGACCGTTCTATCATCGATCACTTTGTACGCTTTGCTGAAACCTGTTTCCGAGAATTTGGAGACTATGTGACCTATTGGTTGACCTTCAACGAAGTGGATTCTGTCGGTCGACACCCCTTCACCACAGCAGGTATCATTCCAGACCGTTGCACCGACTATAGTTTAGAAGAAGCAGTCTACCAAGCTCTTCACCATCAGTATGTCGCGGCAGCTTTGGCCACAAAGAAAATGCGACAACTCATCCTGGGCAGTCACATGGGCTGTATGCTAACCAAATTAACCACCTACCCTAACACCTGTCACCCTAACGACGTTCTCCTGTCCTTGTCTAAAAATCTGGAAAACTACGCTCATTCCGATGTTCAA
This window encodes:
- a CDS encoding glycoside hydrolase family 1 protein; the encoded protein is MAIFRDDFLWGGAIAANQVEGAWNLDGKGMSVADVASFKPHLDVKDYAGHNKVTSQMIEEAMAAGDSKDYPKRRGIDFYHHYEEDIALFAEMGFKALRLSIAWTRLYPTGEESEPNPEGIAFYKRVFECLKAHHIQPIVTLSHYEMPLHLSVTYNGWVDRSIIDHFVRFAETCFREFGDYVTYWLTFNEVDSVGRHPFTTAGIIPDRCTDYSLEEAVYQALHHQYVAAALATKKMRQLILGSHMGCMLTKLTTYPNTCHPNDVLLSLSKNLENYAHSDVQIFGCYPRLYQHFLASKGIRIKAERGDHAILAEGKADYLAFSYYMSRTESADPTKEQVAGNTIMSVKNPYLASTDWGWQIDPVGLRISLLELYDRYQIPLMIVENGMGALDHLEEDGKIHDSYRIDYLREHIAEMAKAVEMGVDLLGYTSWAPIDLISVSTSQMSKRYGYIYVDQDDLGQGSLERYQKDSFYWYQKVIQSNGEDLE